Below is a window of Coriobacterium glomerans PW2 DNA.
CAGCCTTGCTCGCGATCCGGACGGTTCGAGCCTTGCGGCATGTGAGCGCATCGCCTGTCGCTGCGCGGAACTCGGAGTGGGCATCTCGGTATCGAGCGACGCTCATATCGCGCTGGACATCGGCAGCTTCCCCTCGGCTTCAGCGATGCTCGAGCGCATCGATTTTCCAGAGGAGCTCATCATGAATCGCAGCCGGGACAGCTTGTTCGCGCAACTGTGCGCATCAGGTGTATGCGATCTGCGAGATATCACGTAGCTTCGAAGACTCCTGCCGCCTGTGCCTCCGCCAAGGATCAGGAGCCGAGCCCGCTCGCGCGGTCGCGCCTGAGACGGGGTTGACGACCGAGTGCGCCCCGCTTTCACCATGATCGCGACACAGCGTCTTGATATCCTGTTACGAGCGCTATCGCAAAGGATTGCGATATGGTTGCGATCGGGGTTGGTGCCATGGCTGCAGGGCATGGGAAGATATCAGGGCCGCGCGCCGCTCTGCGGCGGCTGCCGTTCATGGCGCTTGTCGGACTCGCCGTCTCGACGCTCGCTCTCGCGGCGATGCTTCTGTTTCGCTATGATCAGATAAGCCTCGGCAAGGGCGGCGTGGAGTCGCCCCGGATAGCTTATGGCGACAGCCCGGCTCGATACGGCAGGTTCCAGACGTCTGTGACTCTCACGACACCGGGCGCACCGCACGACGCGGAACTTCACGTGCCGCTCGTCTGGGATGACTCGTGGTTCGCGGGTGATGAACGGATCTATAACCGCGATCTCGCGAGCGCCAGCTCGGTGCTCTCCGCGCTCGCCTACTCGGAGTCCGGTTACTATCAGGCGGGTTCCAGCTGTCCGGCCTATATGGAGCGCGCGCTCGAGCAGCTCGGCTTCGAGAGAGCGTCCACCGATTCCTATCGGTACCGCTCCGAGGTGCTCGACCAGATCCTGAATCTGTTCACCCAGAAGGAGGATTCTGTCGCCTACACCATCGCTCGCAAAGTGGTTGGCGGCTCCGAGGGGCGGTCGCGCTGCGTGATCTTCGTATCGGTTCGCGGGTCCTATGGTGCCGAGTGGTTGAGCAATTTCGACATCACGGATGCGGCGACATCTGATGGAGCGTCTGCGGCGACCGATGAGATCCTATCCGGGGCTGCAACCGCCAAGGAAGGCGCTTGCGCCCGGTCTCAGGAAGAGGATCATGCCGGTTACAGCCGGGCTGCAGATGAGATCGCCTCCGCGCTCCGCTCTTGGGTCGCGAGCGCGCATGATCGAGGTGAAGACGTCTCCTTATTGCTCGTCGGGCACAGCAGGGGAGGAGCCATCGCCAATCTCGTCGCATCGATGGCCGATGATGATCTGAGCGCCGCGCGCACAGGGGCCCCCGTGCGCGGCGGAGTCTCGCGTCTTTCTTTGGCGTCAAGGGATCGCGTGTTCGCCTACACGTTCGCCTCACCGAACACAACGACTCGTGACGACGCCTTCTCCTCATGCTATGACAACATCTTCAACATCGTGAACCCTTCGGATATCATGCCGTACCTGCCACTCGGATCTTGGGGATACAGGCGCTATGGAGTGACGCTTGAGCTGCCTGCGATCGACGACGATGGTTTCGGGCGGCGTCATGAGGCGATGTGCGCTCGCTTCAGGACGCTGGTGGGCACCGAGAGCCCCTATGACCCAAGCGACGCCCGGGAGGTAAGCGAGCTGCTGAGCGATATAGGCACCAAGGTCCACTCAGCCCGCGATCTCACGACTCCTGTGGGCATCGCTTCCGTGCTGGCCTCGTGCGCCGCGAGAATCGATCCCGTTCGGATCCTGTACGGACATTACCCATGCACCTACATCGCATGGATGCAATCGCTGGACGCGGACGGCTTGAGACGGATGAGCTAGCGCGACACCGTTCAGCCCGCTGCGCACGCAAGGACTGCAACCGTCTCGATATGGCTCGTGTGCGGGAACATATCGACCGGGGTCACGCGCATGAGGCGAAATCCGGCATCGAGCACCGAGTCCAGATCGCGCGCCTGCGTGACCGGATTGCAGCTGATGTAGACGATGCGACGGGGAGCGAGCCGCACAGCGGCCGCCAGCAGCTCCGGGCTCGCACCGGCGCGTGGAGGATCGAGGACGAGCACGTCGACGCGATCGCCCGCATCGGCGGCGCCGGCGATATACGCTGTCGCATCCTGCTCGACAAAGCGCGCCATCGCGTCGAGTCCGTTGATCTCGGCATTGCGTCTGGCGTCACGCACCCCCGCCGGGTTGCGCTCGACGCCGATGACGCGGATCGGTCGCCCGCTCGCTCGCATGTGGGCGGCGCAGGAAAGGCCGATCGTACCGCTGCCGCAGTAGGCGTCCAGCACCACATCGCCATCGTCCAGGGCCATGTGTTCGATCGCCACGCGGTAGAGCACCTCGGTCTGCTCGGGATTGGTCTGAAAGAACGCGGTCGGGGAGATCTCGAAGTCGCACTCGAGCAGCCGATCGCGCATGCGCGGCGGCCCCACCAGTATCCGGGTCTCGCTGCCCAAAATCGCATTGGTCGCCCGCAAATTCACGTTCTGCGCGACCGTTCTCACGCGGGGATCGATATCGCGGAGCCGGTCGACGAACGCGGCGAGGTGAGCGATTTCACGCCCGCTCGTCACGATGGTGAGCATGCCCTCGTCGCTGCGCCGACCCAAGCGCACCACCGCATGTCGCAGAGCTCCCCGGCGACGGTCCTCGTCATAGGCGGACACACCCGAGCGCTCGGCGGCGACGGCGACCGCGTGAAGGATCCGTCTGGCCCCCGGTGCCTCGACGATGCAATCCTCGCTCTCTATGATCTCATGCGTTCCCCGGGCGAAGAATCCCGATCGCAGCGAGCCGCACATGCCGGGCGCGAATGGCGTCGCCGCCTTGAATCGGAATCCGCGCGGGGGGAGGATGCGGGTGTCGCTGTCGGAGTCTGCGCCCATGCCGCGGACGGGATCGATGCAAATCGAGATCTCGTGTCGCCTCGCCAAGGGCTCGAACAGCTCAGTTAGAGCCGCGTGCTTGCGACGCAGCTGCTTCAGATAGGGAATGCCGAGCCAGGCGCAGCCACCGCACGTCCGCATCGTCGGACACGGACCGTCAGGTCTGGTTCTCGACATCACATCTCCTCTCGCTGCTCGGCTCCTCGCCGTGATTCCTCGCTTGGGACAGCCTACCATGCTCGGCGATCAGTCGAATCGAGAGCGTGTGTCGCTTCCGCGCTCGACGGCGCTCGCAAGATCGCTGCGGGGGTCGCAGCGCTGTGATATTCGAAACTGAGATCGGGTATCAATAATTCCGCATCCATAGAAGGTGACGGGAAGCTTGCGGCCCAGCAGAAAAGGAATTCCCATGTCTGCGATAACGAGCACGGCTGTGGGCGCAGCGCTGCGCCACGCGCGCCGCGAAGTCGCGGTGTTCCTGATCGCTGCCGCGCTCATCGGCGTCTCGCTTCTGTGCGCGACCGCCTCATCGGCCTATGCCGCGCCCACAAGAACACCGGATGCATCTGATTCATCGGCCATCGACATGAGCTCGCTGCGGAGTGTTCCGCTGCCGTCAACCTTCCCCGAGCAACATCTGGCGGGAGCCCTCGGGTCAGGGGTCCTCGGTTCGAGAGACGCTGCGCGAAGCAGAGCTCGCAATCGGGGCCCGACCGGGCCTGCGCGCTTCTCGTCGCAGATGGAGGATGAGGTGCGCGCAGACGCCGTCATCTCAAGCGTGACCGGACCGAACGGTTTCGCGATACCGGTCTCTCTGACCGGCAGGCCACTGGCGCAAGGAGAGTTCACGATCCAGCTCGTCGAGGATGAGAAGGTGGTTGCGACCGGAACCAACGATGCTTGCGGCAACACGCGCATGGGGGCGGTGAGGTATGCGAAGCCGGGCGTGCACCACTATGAGATTCGCGAGGAGCGAGGTGATGAGCCCGGTATCTCATACAGTTCGGCTGCGTGGAAGATCACGACTGAGGTCACCAGTGGATCCGATGGCGTCCTGGAGGTGCACCACCGCAGCGACGGAGGAGCTCAACCGTCCTTCAGAAACGCGTATCGAGCCATCCCCGTCTCATTTTCCCTGACTGATCTGGTTGATATCCGAACCGAGCTGATCGCTTCCAAACAGACAGAAGGCGAGTTCGATGTGGCTCTTGTGCGCGCGGGCACTCTCGTCGCATCCGGTCGCAGCCGCGGCCGCGGCGTGGTCAGGATGGGTCCCGCCACCTTCGCGGAGCCAGGCGTCTATGACTGCGAGCTTGTCGAGCAGCCCGGCGAGAGGCCCGGCGTCGCCTATGATGAGACGCGATACCATCTCATCGTCACCATCACCGATTCTCTCGATGGATATCTTCGCGCGCGCGTCGATCCGCAACAGGGCATGAAACGCTTCACGTTCAAAAACCGCTATGCAGTCAAACCTCTGAGCTCGAGCGTCACCGATCGGCTGGATATCCGTACGCAGCTCGATGGTCGCGCGCTCGGCGCAGACGGGCTCGGATTCGAGCTTCTTGAGGGTGCCGACGTCGTGGGCGCGGGGACAAGTGACGCCGCGGGCAGGGTGACGCTGCCCCAGATCACATACACGCAGGTCGGACATCACGTCTATGCGTTGCGCGCGACGCCGGGCGATCTCGTTGGCGTGATGTGCGATCAGCGAATCTACTCGATCGCAGCGGATGTGATCGATGACGGTTCCGCGAACCTGAGCGTGCGCTACGCTCTGGATAAAGACGACGGAAGCCACCAGATCACATTCAAGAGCTCCTACGCGCCGGTGCCCACAGCCGGGTCCGTGACCGACCAGATCCCCATCACCGTTCATCTCCAGAACAACACGATGGTCAAAGACGAGTTCAACTTCGAGGTCGTCGAAGGGGACTCGGTCGTCTCCACAGGCACGAGCGACGAGGGCGGGGCTGTGACCCTGGCTCCGATTCTCTATGACAGGCCCGGAGAGCACCTCTACACGGTCCGCGAAATCAAGGGCACCGATCCTCATATCACATACGATTCGGAAACCGCGTGGCGCATCAGAACCAGGGTAGCGGACGCGGGCGACGGAACGTTTTCAATCAGCCATCGACAGATGTGGACCAGAAATACCATCAGGTTTTCCAACATCTATATGTTCGAGATCTCCTCATCGATAAGCGACGAGATTCCGGTGCGCTGCGAGCTCAGAGGCAGGCCCGCGATCGAGGGGGAGTTCAGCTTTCAGCTTCTTGAGGGCGATCGGATCGTCTCAACCGGGAAGACCTCAGCCGACGGTTCCGTCCGTCTGACCCCGATCACCTACGTCTCACCCGGGGTGAGGCGCTACTCCTTGCGACAGGCTTCCGAACTCGCTTCGGGTGTGACGCGCGACACCGCTACCTATTCCATCGTCACAACGATCACGAAAGACGGATCCGGCAGATTGAGGGCGAGCCACCGTCCCGGCTTCAAAGGAGACCGCATCACATTTGTCAACAGCTACGCGCCAGCTCCCCTGAACTCCGCGCTCACCGATGCGATTTCCGTGAGCGTGACGCTCGCCGGCAGAGATTCAAAGCCCCTCGCCGCTGGTGAGTTCACCGTTGAGCTCGTGGAGGGCCAAGCGGTCGCAGCGAGTGGGAAAAACGATGCTCAAGGCAGGGTGTCCATGGACCCGATTCGCTATACCGAAGCGGGCAGACATGCGTACACGATGCGGGAACGACGCGGATCGACCGATGGCGTCACCTGCGACGAGCGGGTCTATCAGGTCAGCGCCGTCATCACCGATGACGGCAACGGGGCGCTTCACGCCGCGTACACCTTGGACACGACAGAGATGACCGTCGCATTTCGAAACGTCTACTCTTGCGCGCCAACCCCCTCAAGTCTCACCGATCAAATTGACATCGTGGATCGGCTGTTCGGTCGCGCGCTCGCCGACGGCGAGTTCTCCTTCGAGATTCTTGAAGACGGAAACGTCGTGGCATCCGGGAAAAATGACGCCGCGGGCAAGGTGACCATGGAGCCGATAACCTACGATGCTCCGGGG
It encodes the following:
- a CDS encoding lipase family protein; the protein is MVAIGVGAMAAGHGKISGPRAALRRLPFMALVGLAVSTLALAAMLLFRYDQISLGKGGVESPRIAYGDSPARYGRFQTSVTLTTPGAPHDAELHVPLVWDDSWFAGDERIYNRDLASASSVLSALAYSESGYYQAGSSCPAYMERALEQLGFERASTDSYRYRSEVLDQILNLFTQKEDSVAYTIARKVVGGSEGRSRCVIFVSVRGSYGAEWLSNFDITDAATSDGASAATDEILSGAATAKEGACARSQEEDHAGYSRAADEIASALRSWVASAHDRGEDVSLLLVGHSRGGAIANLVASMADDDLSAARTGAPVRGGVSRLSLASRDRVFAYTFASPNTTTRDDAFSSCYDNIFNIVNPSDIMPYLPLGSWGYRRYGVTLELPAIDDDGFGRRHEAMCARFRTLVGTESPYDPSDAREVSELLSDIGTKVHSARDLTTPVGIASVLASCAARIDPVRILYGHYPCTYIAWMQSLDADGLRRMS
- the rlmD gene encoding 23S rRNA (uracil(1939)-C(5))-methyltransferase RlmD, which encodes MVGCPKRGITARSRAARGDVMSRTRPDGPCPTMRTCGGCAWLGIPYLKQLRRKHAALTELFEPLARRHEISICIDPVRGMGADSDSDTRILPPRGFRFKAATPFAPGMCGSLRSGFFARGTHEIIESEDCIVEAPGARRILHAVAVAAERSGVSAYDEDRRRGALRHAVVRLGRRSDEGMLTIVTSGREIAHLAAFVDRLRDIDPRVRTVAQNVNLRATNAILGSETRILVGPPRMRDRLLECDFEISPTAFFQTNPEQTEVLYRVAIEHMALDDGDVVLDAYCGSGTIGLSCAAHMRASGRPIRVIGVERNPAGVRDARRNAEINGLDAMARFVEQDATAYIAGAADAGDRVDVLVLDPPRAGASPELLAAAVRLAPRRIVYISCNPVTQARDLDSVLDAGFRLMRVTPVDMFPHTSHIETVAVLACAAG
- a CDS encoding Spy0128 family protein; protein product: MSAITSTAVGAALRHARREVAVFLIAAALIGVSLLCATASSAYAAPTRTPDASDSSAIDMSSLRSVPLPSTFPEQHLAGALGSGVLGSRDAARSRARNRGPTGPARFSSQMEDEVRADAVISSVTGPNGFAIPVSLTGRPLAQGEFTIQLVEDEKVVATGTNDACGNTRMGAVRYAKPGVHHYEIREERGDEPGISYSSAAWKITTEVTSGSDGVLEVHHRSDGGAQPSFRNAYRAIPVSFSLTDLVDIRTELIASKQTEGEFDVALVRAGTLVASGRSRGRGVVRMGPATFAEPGVYDCELVEQPGERPGVAYDETRYHLIVTITDSLDGYLRARVDPQQGMKRFTFKNRYAVKPLSSSVTDRLDIRTQLDGRALGADGLGFELLEGADVVGAGTSDAAGRVTLPQITYTQVGHHVYALRATPGDLVGVMCDQRIYSIAADVIDDGSANLSVRYALDKDDGSHQITFKSSYAPVPTAGSVTDQIPITVHLQNNTMVKDEFNFEVVEGDSVVSTGTSDEGGAVTLAPILYDRPGEHLYTVREIKGTDPHITYDSETAWRIRTRVADAGDGTFSISHRQMWTRNTIRFSNIYMFEISSSISDEIPVRCELRGRPAIEGEFSFQLLEGDRIVSTGKTSADGSVRLTPITYVSPGVRRYSLRQASELASGVTRDTATYSIVTTITKDGSGRLRASHRPGFKGDRITFVNSYAPAPLNSALTDAISVSVTLAGRDSKPLAAGEFTVELVEGQAVAASGKNDAQGRVSMDPIRYTEAGRHAYTMRERRGSTDGVTCDERVYQVSAVITDDGNGALHAAYTLDTTEMTVAFRNVYSCAPTPSSLTDQIDIVDRLFGRALADGEFSFEILEDGNVVASGKNDAAGKVTMEPITYDAPGQHAYTLHEVPGKLGGVTYDKSIYTVTVTVTDGNRGSFRVRYGLKGAGSRVSFENSYAAAPLSVSLTDQIPARVELAGRKLANKEFALELREGAAVVASGTNDASGAVKMGVVRYTGAGRHSCTLSEVKRSAGGMTMDGAAYDLEINVTDNGDGTLCASCRLKGEIAGNGVIFKNSYHTVPVSSSVTDQILIDQQLTGQDSIAGEFAFELLEGAQVVARGTSDIDGDVKMSAISYAATGEHRYTLREVPGDRAGIGYDTTVYEITTTLTDNGDGTLGVRHRAKDDSGRIEFKNSYSVAPTKASPSDQIEISTTLDGQALTAGEFTFELDRGDVSVANAINDAAGRVVLPPLNFTTTGTFRFRLHEVAGTAGGISYDAAVHIITATVTDSAGSLSAAFTVDEGGDRISFANAYTASPTPARLTDQIEIVQELAGRALRDRELSYELVEGDQVVARGVNRSDGVVKFDPVSFAEAGTHTYTLREEKGDEDDMEYDQSVFNVTATSADAGDGTYKVVYAIEDARHRIVFKNRYSRSAESSAQQPARHDAGGDRGIPVTGDAAISIVAALALAAIVAAGLIHRSRRHRKTPFPPLRRL